The proteins below come from a single Peromyscus maniculatus bairdii isolate BWxNUB_F1_BW_parent chromosome 13, HU_Pman_BW_mat_3.1, whole genome shotgun sequence genomic window:
- the Atg16l1 gene encoding autophagy-related protein 16-1 isoform X1: protein MSSGLRAAGFPRWKRHIAEELRRRDRLQRQAFEEIILQYTKLLEKSDLHSVLAQKLQAEKHDIPNRHEISPGHDGAWNDSQLQEMAQLRMKHQEELTELHKKRGELAQLVIDLNNQMQQKDREIQMNEAKIAECLQTISNLETECQDLRTKLQDLELANQTLKDEYDALQITFTALEEKLRKTTEENQELVTRWMAEKAQEANRLNAENEKDSRRRQARLQKELAEAAKEPLPVEQDDDIEVIVDETSDPTEETSPVRAVSRAATKRLSQPAGGLLDSITNIFGLSESPLLGHHSSSDAARRRSVSSIPVPQDSVDTHPASGKDVRVPTTALYVFDAHDGEVNAVQFSPGSRLLATGGMDRRVKLWEAFGDKCEFKGSLTGSNAGITSIEFDSAGAYLLAASNDFASRIWTVDDSRLRHTLTGHSGKVLSAKFLLDNARIVSGSHDRTLKLWDLRSKVCIKTVFAGSSCNDIVCTEQCVMSGHFDKKIRFWDIRSESVVREMELLGKITALDLNPERTELLSCSRDDLLKVIDLRTNTVKQTFSAPGFKCGSDWTRVVFSPDGSYVAAGSAEGSLYVWSVLTGKVEKVLSKQHSSSINAVAWAPSGLHVVSVDKGSKAVLWAQP, encoded by the exons ATGTCGTCGGGCCTGCGCGCCGCAGGCTTCCCCCGCTGGAAGCGCCACATCGCGGAGGAGCTGAGGCGCCGGGACCGGCTGCAGAGGCAGGCGTTCGAAGAGATCATCCTGCAGT atacCAAGTTGCTGGAAAAGTCAGATCTTCATTCAGTATTGGCCCAGAAACTGCAAGCTGAAAAGCATGACATACCAAATAGGCACGAGATAAG TCCTGGACATGACGGTGCGTGGAATGATAGTCAGCTACAAGAAATGGCCCAGCTGAGGATGAAACACCAAGAAGAGCTGACGGAGTTGCACAAGAAACGTGGCGAG TTAGCTCAGTTGGTGATTGACCTGAATAACCAAATGCAGCAGAAGGACCGAGAGATACAGATGAATGAAGCAAA AATTGCGGAGTGTTTACAGACCATCTCTAACCTGGAGACAGAGTGCCAGGACCTGCGAACCAAACTGCAGGACCTGGAGCTAGCCAACCAGACCCTGAAGGATGAGTATGATGCCCTGCAGATTACTTTTACTGCTctagaggagaaactgaggaaaactaCTGAGGAGAACCAGGAGCTGGTCACCAGGTGGATGGCTGAGAAGGCCCAGGAAGCCAATCGTCTCAATGCAGAAAACGAGAAGGACTCCAG GAGACGACAAGCCCGGCTGCAGAAGGAGCTTGCCGAGGCAGCCAAGGAGCCCCTGCCTGTGGAACA GGATGATGACATTGAAGTCATTGTGGACGAGACCTCAGATCCCACTGAAGAGACCTCTCCTGTGCGAGCCGTCAGCAGAGCAGCTAC TAAGCGACTCTCGCAGCCTGCTGGAGGCCTTCTGGATTCTATCACTAATATCTTTGG TCTGTCCGAATCTCCCCTTTTGGGACATCATTCTTCTTCTGATGCTGCCAG GAGACGCTCTGTCTCTTCAATCCCAGTCCCTCAGGACAGTGTGGACACTCATCCTGCTTCTGGTAAAGACGTGAGAGTCCCAACTACTGCCTTGTATGTCTTT GATGCACACGATGGGGAAGTCAATGCAGTGCAGTTCAGTCCAGGCTCCCGGTTACTGGCCACTGGAGGCATGGACCGGAGGGTTAAACTGTGGGAAGCATTCGGAG ATAAATGCGAATTCAAGGGTTCCCTGACTGGCAGTAACGCAGGAATTACAAGCATTGAATTTGATAGTGCT GGAGCTTACCTCTTAGCAGCTTCAAACGATTTTGCAAGCCGAATCTGGACTGTGGATGATTCTCGATTAAGG CACACACTCACAGGCCACAGTGGGAAAGTGCTCTCTGCCAAGTTCCTGCTGGACAATGCTCGGATAGTCTCAGGAAGTCACGACCGGACCCTCAAACTCTGGGATCTCCGCAGCAAAGTCT GCATAAAGACAGTATTTGCAGGTTCCAGCTGCAATGACATTGTTTGCACTGAGCAATGTGTAATGAGTGGACATTTTGACAAGAAAATTCGTTTCTGGGATATAAG ATCAGAGAGTGTGGTCCGAGAGATGGAGCTGTTGGGGAAGATCACTGCTCTGGACTTAAACCCGGAGAGAACTGAGCTCCTGAGCTGCTCCCGTGATGACCTGCTGAAAGTCATTGACCTCCGGACAAACACTGTCAAGCAGACATTCAG TGCTCCTGGCTTCAAATGCGGCTCTGACTGGACCCGAGTTGTCTTCAG CCCTGATGGCAGTTATGTGGCAGCAGGCTCAGCCGAGGGTTCTCTTTATGTCTGGAGTGTGCTCACAGGGAAAGTGGAGAAGGTTCTTTCAAAACAGCACAG CTCCTCCATAAATGCGGTGGCATGGGCCCCCTCGGGCTTGCATGTTGTCAGTGTGGACAAAGGAAGCAAAGCTGTGTTGTGGGCACAACCTTGA
- the Atg16l1 gene encoding autophagy-related protein 16-1 isoform X5, which produces MAQLRMKHQEELTELHKKRGELAQLVIDLNNQMQQKDREIQMNEAKIAECLQTISNLETECQDLRTKLQDLELANQTLKDEYDALQITFTALEEKLRKTTEENQELVTRWMAEKAQEANRLNAENEKDSRRRQARLQKELAEAAKEPLPVEQDDDIEVIVDETSDPTEETSPVRAVSRAATKRLSQPAGGLLDSITNIFGRRSVSSIPVPQDSVDTHPASGKDVRVPTTALYVFDAHDGEVNAVQFSPGSRLLATGGMDRRVKLWEAFGDKCEFKGSLTGSNAGITSIEFDSAGAYLLAASNDFASRIWTVDDSRLRHTLTGHSGKVLSAKFLLDNARIVSGSHDRTLKLWDLRSKVCIKTVFAGSSCNDIVCTEQCVMSGHFDKKIRFWDIRSESVVREMELLGKITALDLNPERTELLSCSRDDLLKVIDLRTNTVKQTFSAPGFKCGSDWTRVVFSPDGSYVAAGSAEGSLYVWSVLTGKVEKVLSKQHSSSINAVAWAPSGLHVVSVDKGSKAVLWAQP; this is translated from the exons ATGGCCCAGCTGAGGATGAAACACCAAGAAGAGCTGACGGAGTTGCACAAGAAACGTGGCGAG TTAGCTCAGTTGGTGATTGACCTGAATAACCAAATGCAGCAGAAGGACCGAGAGATACAGATGAATGAAGCAAA AATTGCGGAGTGTTTACAGACCATCTCTAACCTGGAGACAGAGTGCCAGGACCTGCGAACCAAACTGCAGGACCTGGAGCTAGCCAACCAGACCCTGAAGGATGAGTATGATGCCCTGCAGATTACTTTTACTGCTctagaggagaaactgaggaaaactaCTGAGGAGAACCAGGAGCTGGTCACCAGGTGGATGGCTGAGAAGGCCCAGGAAGCCAATCGTCTCAATGCAGAAAACGAGAAGGACTCCAG GAGACGACAAGCCCGGCTGCAGAAGGAGCTTGCCGAGGCAGCCAAGGAGCCCCTGCCTGTGGAACA GGATGATGACATTGAAGTCATTGTGGACGAGACCTCAGATCCCACTGAAGAGACCTCTCCTGTGCGAGCCGTCAGCAGAGCAGCTAC TAAGCGACTCTCGCAGCCTGCTGGAGGCCTTCTGGATTCTATCACTAATATCTTTGG GAGACGCTCTGTCTCTTCAATCCCAGTCCCTCAGGACAGTGTGGACACTCATCCTGCTTCTGGTAAAGACGTGAGAGTCCCAACTACTGCCTTGTATGTCTTT GATGCACACGATGGGGAAGTCAATGCAGTGCAGTTCAGTCCAGGCTCCCGGTTACTGGCCACTGGAGGCATGGACCGGAGGGTTAAACTGTGGGAAGCATTCGGAG ATAAATGCGAATTCAAGGGTTCCCTGACTGGCAGTAACGCAGGAATTACAAGCATTGAATTTGATAGTGCT GGAGCTTACCTCTTAGCAGCTTCAAACGATTTTGCAAGCCGAATCTGGACTGTGGATGATTCTCGATTAAGG CACACACTCACAGGCCACAGTGGGAAAGTGCTCTCTGCCAAGTTCCTGCTGGACAATGCTCGGATAGTCTCAGGAAGTCACGACCGGACCCTCAAACTCTGGGATCTCCGCAGCAAAGTCT GCATAAAGACAGTATTTGCAGGTTCCAGCTGCAATGACATTGTTTGCACTGAGCAATGTGTAATGAGTGGACATTTTGACAAGAAAATTCGTTTCTGGGATATAAG ATCAGAGAGTGTGGTCCGAGAGATGGAGCTGTTGGGGAAGATCACTGCTCTGGACTTAAACCCGGAGAGAACTGAGCTCCTGAGCTGCTCCCGTGATGACCTGCTGAAAGTCATTGACCTCCGGACAAACACTGTCAAGCAGACATTCAG TGCTCCTGGCTTCAAATGCGGCTCTGACTGGACCCGAGTTGTCTTCAG CCCTGATGGCAGTTATGTGGCAGCAGGCTCAGCCGAGGGTTCTCTTTATGTCTGGAGTGTGCTCACAGGGAAAGTGGAGAAGGTTCTTTCAAAACAGCACAG CTCCTCCATAAATGCGGTGGCATGGGCCCCCTCGGGCTTGCATGTTGTCAGTGTGGACAAAGGAAGCAAAGCTGTGTTGTGGGCACAACCTTGA
- the Atg16l1 gene encoding autophagy-related protein 16-1 isoform X2, producing MSSGLRAAGFPRWKRHIAEELRRRDRLQRQAFEEIILQYTKLLEKSDLHSVLAQKLQAEKHDIPNRHEISPGHDGAWNDSQLQEMAQLRMKHQEELTELHKKRGELAQLVIDLNNQMQQKDREIQMNEAKIAECLQTISNLETECQDLRTKLQDLELANQTLKDEYDALQITFTALEEKLRKTTEENQELVTRWMAEKAQEANRLNAENEKDSRRRQARLQKELAEAAKEPLPVEQDDDIEVIVDETSDPTEETSPVRAVSRAATKRLSQPAGGLLDSITNIFGRRSVSSIPVPQDSVDTHPASGKDVRVPTTALYVFDAHDGEVNAVQFSPGSRLLATGGMDRRVKLWEAFGDKCEFKGSLTGSNAGITSIEFDSAGAYLLAASNDFASRIWTVDDSRLRHTLTGHSGKVLSAKFLLDNARIVSGSHDRTLKLWDLRSKVCIKTVFAGSSCNDIVCTEQCVMSGHFDKKIRFWDIRSESVVREMELLGKITALDLNPERTELLSCSRDDLLKVIDLRTNTVKQTFSAPGFKCGSDWTRVVFSPDGSYVAAGSAEGSLYVWSVLTGKVEKVLSKQHSSSINAVAWAPSGLHVVSVDKGSKAVLWAQP from the exons ATGTCGTCGGGCCTGCGCGCCGCAGGCTTCCCCCGCTGGAAGCGCCACATCGCGGAGGAGCTGAGGCGCCGGGACCGGCTGCAGAGGCAGGCGTTCGAAGAGATCATCCTGCAGT atacCAAGTTGCTGGAAAAGTCAGATCTTCATTCAGTATTGGCCCAGAAACTGCAAGCTGAAAAGCATGACATACCAAATAGGCACGAGATAAG TCCTGGACATGACGGTGCGTGGAATGATAGTCAGCTACAAGAAATGGCCCAGCTGAGGATGAAACACCAAGAAGAGCTGACGGAGTTGCACAAGAAACGTGGCGAG TTAGCTCAGTTGGTGATTGACCTGAATAACCAAATGCAGCAGAAGGACCGAGAGATACAGATGAATGAAGCAAA AATTGCGGAGTGTTTACAGACCATCTCTAACCTGGAGACAGAGTGCCAGGACCTGCGAACCAAACTGCAGGACCTGGAGCTAGCCAACCAGACCCTGAAGGATGAGTATGATGCCCTGCAGATTACTTTTACTGCTctagaggagaaactgaggaaaactaCTGAGGAGAACCAGGAGCTGGTCACCAGGTGGATGGCTGAGAAGGCCCAGGAAGCCAATCGTCTCAATGCAGAAAACGAGAAGGACTCCAG GAGACGACAAGCCCGGCTGCAGAAGGAGCTTGCCGAGGCAGCCAAGGAGCCCCTGCCTGTGGAACA GGATGATGACATTGAAGTCATTGTGGACGAGACCTCAGATCCCACTGAAGAGACCTCTCCTGTGCGAGCCGTCAGCAGAGCAGCTAC TAAGCGACTCTCGCAGCCTGCTGGAGGCCTTCTGGATTCTATCACTAATATCTTTGG GAGACGCTCTGTCTCTTCAATCCCAGTCCCTCAGGACAGTGTGGACACTCATCCTGCTTCTGGTAAAGACGTGAGAGTCCCAACTACTGCCTTGTATGTCTTT GATGCACACGATGGGGAAGTCAATGCAGTGCAGTTCAGTCCAGGCTCCCGGTTACTGGCCACTGGAGGCATGGACCGGAGGGTTAAACTGTGGGAAGCATTCGGAG ATAAATGCGAATTCAAGGGTTCCCTGACTGGCAGTAACGCAGGAATTACAAGCATTGAATTTGATAGTGCT GGAGCTTACCTCTTAGCAGCTTCAAACGATTTTGCAAGCCGAATCTGGACTGTGGATGATTCTCGATTAAGG CACACACTCACAGGCCACAGTGGGAAAGTGCTCTCTGCCAAGTTCCTGCTGGACAATGCTCGGATAGTCTCAGGAAGTCACGACCGGACCCTCAAACTCTGGGATCTCCGCAGCAAAGTCT GCATAAAGACAGTATTTGCAGGTTCCAGCTGCAATGACATTGTTTGCACTGAGCAATGTGTAATGAGTGGACATTTTGACAAGAAAATTCGTTTCTGGGATATAAG ATCAGAGAGTGTGGTCCGAGAGATGGAGCTGTTGGGGAAGATCACTGCTCTGGACTTAAACCCGGAGAGAACTGAGCTCCTGAGCTGCTCCCGTGATGACCTGCTGAAAGTCATTGACCTCCGGACAAACACTGTCAAGCAGACATTCAG TGCTCCTGGCTTCAAATGCGGCTCTGACTGGACCCGAGTTGTCTTCAG CCCTGATGGCAGTTATGTGGCAGCAGGCTCAGCCGAGGGTTCTCTTTATGTCTGGAGTGTGCTCACAGGGAAAGTGGAGAAGGTTCTTTCAAAACAGCACAG CTCCTCCATAAATGCGGTGGCATGGGCCCCCTCGGGCTTGCATGTTGTCAGTGTGGACAAAGGAAGCAAAGCTGTGTTGTGGGCACAACCTTGA
- the Atg16l1 gene encoding autophagy-related protein 16-1 isoform X4, which produces MAQLRMKHQEELTELHKKRGELAQLVIDLNNQMQQKDREIQMNEAKIAECLQTISNLETECQDLRTKLQDLELANQTLKDEYDALQITFTALEEKLRKTTEENQELVTRWMAEKAQEANRLNAENEKDSRRRQARLQKELAEAAKEPLPVEQDDDIEVIVDETSDPTEETSPVRAVSRAATKRLSQPAGGLLDSITNIFGLSESPLLGHHSSSDAARRRSVSSIPVPQDSVDTHPASGKDVRVPTTALYVFDAHDGEVNAVQFSPGSRLLATGGMDRRVKLWEAFGDKCEFKGSLTGSNAGITSIEFDSAGAYLLAASNDFASRIWTVDDSRLRHTLTGHSGKVLSAKFLLDNARIVSGSHDRTLKLWDLRSKVCIKTVFAGSSCNDIVCTEQCVMSGHFDKKIRFWDIRSESVVREMELLGKITALDLNPERTELLSCSRDDLLKVIDLRTNTVKQTFSAPGFKCGSDWTRVVFSPDGSYVAAGSAEGSLYVWSVLTGKVEKVLSKQHSSSINAVAWAPSGLHVVSVDKGSKAVLWAQP; this is translated from the exons ATGGCCCAGCTGAGGATGAAACACCAAGAAGAGCTGACGGAGTTGCACAAGAAACGTGGCGAG TTAGCTCAGTTGGTGATTGACCTGAATAACCAAATGCAGCAGAAGGACCGAGAGATACAGATGAATGAAGCAAA AATTGCGGAGTGTTTACAGACCATCTCTAACCTGGAGACAGAGTGCCAGGACCTGCGAACCAAACTGCAGGACCTGGAGCTAGCCAACCAGACCCTGAAGGATGAGTATGATGCCCTGCAGATTACTTTTACTGCTctagaggagaaactgaggaaaactaCTGAGGAGAACCAGGAGCTGGTCACCAGGTGGATGGCTGAGAAGGCCCAGGAAGCCAATCGTCTCAATGCAGAAAACGAGAAGGACTCCAG GAGACGACAAGCCCGGCTGCAGAAGGAGCTTGCCGAGGCAGCCAAGGAGCCCCTGCCTGTGGAACA GGATGATGACATTGAAGTCATTGTGGACGAGACCTCAGATCCCACTGAAGAGACCTCTCCTGTGCGAGCCGTCAGCAGAGCAGCTAC TAAGCGACTCTCGCAGCCTGCTGGAGGCCTTCTGGATTCTATCACTAATATCTTTGG TCTGTCCGAATCTCCCCTTTTGGGACATCATTCTTCTTCTGATGCTGCCAG GAGACGCTCTGTCTCTTCAATCCCAGTCCCTCAGGACAGTGTGGACACTCATCCTGCTTCTGGTAAAGACGTGAGAGTCCCAACTACTGCCTTGTATGTCTTT GATGCACACGATGGGGAAGTCAATGCAGTGCAGTTCAGTCCAGGCTCCCGGTTACTGGCCACTGGAGGCATGGACCGGAGGGTTAAACTGTGGGAAGCATTCGGAG ATAAATGCGAATTCAAGGGTTCCCTGACTGGCAGTAACGCAGGAATTACAAGCATTGAATTTGATAGTGCT GGAGCTTACCTCTTAGCAGCTTCAAACGATTTTGCAAGCCGAATCTGGACTGTGGATGATTCTCGATTAAGG CACACACTCACAGGCCACAGTGGGAAAGTGCTCTCTGCCAAGTTCCTGCTGGACAATGCTCGGATAGTCTCAGGAAGTCACGACCGGACCCTCAAACTCTGGGATCTCCGCAGCAAAGTCT GCATAAAGACAGTATTTGCAGGTTCCAGCTGCAATGACATTGTTTGCACTGAGCAATGTGTAATGAGTGGACATTTTGACAAGAAAATTCGTTTCTGGGATATAAG ATCAGAGAGTGTGGTCCGAGAGATGGAGCTGTTGGGGAAGATCACTGCTCTGGACTTAAACCCGGAGAGAACTGAGCTCCTGAGCTGCTCCCGTGATGACCTGCTGAAAGTCATTGACCTCCGGACAAACACTGTCAAGCAGACATTCAG TGCTCCTGGCTTCAAATGCGGCTCTGACTGGACCCGAGTTGTCTTCAG CCCTGATGGCAGTTATGTGGCAGCAGGCTCAGCCGAGGGTTCTCTTTATGTCTGGAGTGTGCTCACAGGGAAAGTGGAGAAGGTTCTTTCAAAACAGCACAG CTCCTCCATAAATGCGGTGGCATGGGCCCCCTCGGGCTTGCATGTTGTCAGTGTGGACAAAGGAAGCAAAGCTGTGTTGTGGGCACAACCTTGA
- the Atg16l1 gene encoding autophagy-related protein 16-1 isoform X3, with protein sequence MSSGLRAAGFPRWKRHIAEELRRRDRLQRQAFEEIILQYTKLLEKSDLHSVLAQKLQAEKHDIPNRHEISPGHDGAWNDSQLQEMAQLRMKHQEELTELHKKRGELAQLVIDLNNQMQQKDREIQMNEAKIAECLQTISNLETECQDLRTKLQDLELANQTLKDEYDALQITFTALEEKLRKTTEENQELVTRWMAEKAQEANRLNAENEKDSRRRQARLQKELAEAAKEPLPVEQDDDIEVIVDETSDPTEETSPVRAVSRAATRRSVSSIPVPQDSVDTHPASGKDVRVPTTALYVFDAHDGEVNAVQFSPGSRLLATGGMDRRVKLWEAFGDKCEFKGSLTGSNAGITSIEFDSAGAYLLAASNDFASRIWTVDDSRLRHTLTGHSGKVLSAKFLLDNARIVSGSHDRTLKLWDLRSKVCIKTVFAGSSCNDIVCTEQCVMSGHFDKKIRFWDIRSESVVREMELLGKITALDLNPERTELLSCSRDDLLKVIDLRTNTVKQTFSAPGFKCGSDWTRVVFSPDGSYVAAGSAEGSLYVWSVLTGKVEKVLSKQHSSSINAVAWAPSGLHVVSVDKGSKAVLWAQP encoded by the exons ATGTCGTCGGGCCTGCGCGCCGCAGGCTTCCCCCGCTGGAAGCGCCACATCGCGGAGGAGCTGAGGCGCCGGGACCGGCTGCAGAGGCAGGCGTTCGAAGAGATCATCCTGCAGT atacCAAGTTGCTGGAAAAGTCAGATCTTCATTCAGTATTGGCCCAGAAACTGCAAGCTGAAAAGCATGACATACCAAATAGGCACGAGATAAG TCCTGGACATGACGGTGCGTGGAATGATAGTCAGCTACAAGAAATGGCCCAGCTGAGGATGAAACACCAAGAAGAGCTGACGGAGTTGCACAAGAAACGTGGCGAG TTAGCTCAGTTGGTGATTGACCTGAATAACCAAATGCAGCAGAAGGACCGAGAGATACAGATGAATGAAGCAAA AATTGCGGAGTGTTTACAGACCATCTCTAACCTGGAGACAGAGTGCCAGGACCTGCGAACCAAACTGCAGGACCTGGAGCTAGCCAACCAGACCCTGAAGGATGAGTATGATGCCCTGCAGATTACTTTTACTGCTctagaggagaaactgaggaaaactaCTGAGGAGAACCAGGAGCTGGTCACCAGGTGGATGGCTGAGAAGGCCCAGGAAGCCAATCGTCTCAATGCAGAAAACGAGAAGGACTCCAG GAGACGACAAGCCCGGCTGCAGAAGGAGCTTGCCGAGGCAGCCAAGGAGCCCCTGCCTGTGGAACA GGATGATGACATTGAAGTCATTGTGGACGAGACCTCAGATCCCACTGAAGAGACCTCTCCTGTGCGAGCCGTCAGCAGAGCAGCTAC GAGACGCTCTGTCTCTTCAATCCCAGTCCCTCAGGACAGTGTGGACACTCATCCTGCTTCTGGTAAAGACGTGAGAGTCCCAACTACTGCCTTGTATGTCTTT GATGCACACGATGGGGAAGTCAATGCAGTGCAGTTCAGTCCAGGCTCCCGGTTACTGGCCACTGGAGGCATGGACCGGAGGGTTAAACTGTGGGAAGCATTCGGAG ATAAATGCGAATTCAAGGGTTCCCTGACTGGCAGTAACGCAGGAATTACAAGCATTGAATTTGATAGTGCT GGAGCTTACCTCTTAGCAGCTTCAAACGATTTTGCAAGCCGAATCTGGACTGTGGATGATTCTCGATTAAGG CACACACTCACAGGCCACAGTGGGAAAGTGCTCTCTGCCAAGTTCCTGCTGGACAATGCTCGGATAGTCTCAGGAAGTCACGACCGGACCCTCAAACTCTGGGATCTCCGCAGCAAAGTCT GCATAAAGACAGTATTTGCAGGTTCCAGCTGCAATGACATTGTTTGCACTGAGCAATGTGTAATGAGTGGACATTTTGACAAGAAAATTCGTTTCTGGGATATAAG ATCAGAGAGTGTGGTCCGAGAGATGGAGCTGTTGGGGAAGATCACTGCTCTGGACTTAAACCCGGAGAGAACTGAGCTCCTGAGCTGCTCCCGTGATGACCTGCTGAAAGTCATTGACCTCCGGACAAACACTGTCAAGCAGACATTCAG TGCTCCTGGCTTCAAATGCGGCTCTGACTGGACCCGAGTTGTCTTCAG CCCTGATGGCAGTTATGTGGCAGCAGGCTCAGCCGAGGGTTCTCTTTATGTCTGGAGTGTGCTCACAGGGAAAGTGGAGAAGGTTCTTTCAAAACAGCACAG CTCCTCCATAAATGCGGTGGCATGGGCCCCCTCGGGCTTGCATGTTGTCAGTGTGGACAAAGGAAGCAAAGCTGTGTTGTGGGCACAACCTTGA